A single window of Desulfovibrio desulfuricans DNA harbors:
- the cbiQ gene encoding cobalt ECF transporter T component CbiQ encodes MFDQPFVRPSLIQRIDPRVRMASAGGLAVCISLLHSLTACGMALALGLALLAAANPPARALLQRLGAINIFIVFLWCVTPLTTPGTPLAQWGMLTVSAEGVRLALLVSIKSNAIACIFLALVATMNAPTAGHALERLHCPPKLVFLFLFTARYVHVIAQEWHTLLVAARLRGFRPRTSMHTYRTLASLLGLLLVRSYERSLRVREAMVLRGFSGHFRSVTVFHAQKGDCIFALGLLLCMAGIIAVECLGVLNV; translated from the coding sequence GTGTTTGACCAGCCCTTTGTTCGCCCATCGCTCATACAGCGTATTGACCCCCGCGTTCGCATGGCCTCCGCGGGGGGGCTTGCGGTATGCATATCTCTGCTGCACAGCCTGACCGCCTGCGGCATGGCCCTTGCGCTGGGTCTGGCGCTGCTGGCGGCGGCCAATCCGCCTGCCCGCGCGCTGCTGCAACGCCTCGGCGCCATCAATATCTTCATTGTTTTTCTGTGGTGCGTAACGCCCCTGACCACGCCGGGAACCCCGCTGGCGCAATGGGGAATGCTCACAGTCAGCGCAGAAGGCGTGCGCCTTGCACTGCTGGTGAGCATCAAGTCCAATGCCATTGCCTGCATCTTTCTGGCGCTTGTCGCCACCATGAACGCCCCCACCGCCGGTCATGCGCTGGAGCGGCTGCACTGCCCGCCCAAGCTCGTTTTCCTCTTTCTTTTCACAGCCAGATACGTTCACGTCATCGCCCAGGAATGGCACACCCTGCTTGTGGCGGCACGGTTGCGCGGTTTTCGCCCGCGCACCAGCATGCATACCTACCGCACCCTGGCATCCTTGCTGGGCCTGTTGCTGGTGCGCAGTTACGAGCGCTCTCTGCGAGTGCGCGAGGCTATGGTTCTGCGGGGATTTTCCGGCCATTTCAGATCGGTGACGGTATTCCACGCCCAGAAGGGCGACTGTATTTTCGCACTGGGCCTGCTGTTGTGCATGGCGGGGATAATCGCGGTTGAATGCCTGGGAGTCCTTAATGTCTGA
- a CDS encoding cobalamin biosynthesis protein CbiL yields MHSTCSRRAFSPTLPALLSTLFLLFTLALPHAAQAHRVNVFAWTEGDQVVAECGFNGGNKVKQGQVVVYDAATGAKLQEGRTDDQGVYRFPVPAEGKAHGLRIVVKAGEGHQNEWMMDAAELAAVQTPAIPASASEAKDAAAPAAEKTSPVTHAVSTAPPGAKGAAAPTPSAAGVSSGELQTIVNAALDVKLGPIRRELAEMRVSRPGFSEIFGGIGWLVGLAGIALYFKGRRG; encoded by the coding sequence ATGCATTCCACTTGCTCGCGCAGGGCATTCTCGCCCACACTGCCCGCACTGTTGTCCACGCTGTTTTTGCTCTTCACGTTGGCATTGCCCCATGCGGCTCAGGCCCACCGGGTCAATGTTTTTGCATGGACAGAAGGGGATCAGGTTGTTGCGGAATGCGGCTTTAACGGCGGCAACAAGGTCAAGCAGGGACAGGTGGTGGTGTACGATGCTGCCACAGGCGCAAAACTGCAGGAAGGCCGCACAGATGATCAGGGCGTGTACCGTTTTCCTGTTCCCGCTGAGGGCAAGGCCCACGGCCTGCGCATAGTCGTCAAGGCTGGCGAAGGCCATCAGAACGAATGGATGATGGATGCCGCCGAACTGGCGGCGGTTCAGACGCCAGCCATTCCCGCCAGCGCCTCCGAAGCAAAGGACGCGGCGGCTCCTGCTGCCGAAAAAACATCTCCGGTTACACACGCAGTATCCACGGCACCCCCCGGAGCAAAAGGCGCGGCTGCACCCACCCCAAGCGCTGCCGGCGTCAGCTCCGGGGAGCTGCAAACCATTGTCAACGCGGCGCTGGATGTAAAGCTTGGGCCCATCCGCCGGGAACTTGCCGAAATGCGCGTGTCGCGCCCCGGATTTTCTGAAATTTTCGGCGGCATCGGCTGGCTGGTGGGTCTGGCGGGTATTGCCCTTTACTTCAAGGGGCGTCGGGGGTAA
- the cbiM gene encoding cobalt transporter CbiM, with the protein MHIAEGVLSPAVLATGYALTAAGTALGLKKLDYDRLMTVAILAATFFVGSLIHVPIGITSAHLILNGLLGVILGWAAFPAILAALALQALLFQFGGLVVLGVNTFTMGFSAVVAGYVFRGLCRAWPTPAGQKIAAFCGGALGVLGAGLLTAVALASSDEGFATAARLLFLAHLPIMLAEGLITMLTVGFIARVRPEMLRLSAA; encoded by the coding sequence ATGCATATTGCCGAAGGCGTTCTTTCCCCTGCCGTGCTTGCCACGGGTTACGCCCTAACCGCTGCCGGAACGGCCCTGGGCCTGAAAAAACTCGATTATGACCGGCTCATGACCGTGGCCATTCTGGCCGCGACTTTTTTTGTCGGCTCGCTTATCCATGTGCCCATCGGCATTACCAGCGCGCACCTTATTCTCAACGGCCTTCTGGGCGTGATACTCGGGTGGGCGGCCTTTCCGGCCATCCTGGCGGCTCTGGCGCTACAGGCGCTACTGTTCCAGTTTGGCGGCCTTGTGGTATTGGGGGTCAACACCTTCACCATGGGATTTTCAGCCGTCGTGGCGGGTTATGTGTTTCGCGGCCTGTGCCGTGCGTGGCCCACACCAGCAGGGCAAAAAATTGCCGCCTTCTGCGGCGGAGCGCTGGGCGTCTTGGGCGCGGGCCTGCTGACGGCGGTGGCTCTTGCCTCCAGCGATGAAGGCTTTGCCACAGCCGCGCGGCTACTGTTTTTGGCGCACCTGCCCATCATGCTGGCCGAAGGGCTTATTACCATGCTGACCGTGGGTTTTATCGCCAGGGTGCGCCCTGAAATGCTGCGCCTGAGCGCGGCCTGA
- a CDS encoding DUF4198 domain-containing protein: MWKICCASLALLLMWGTQAQAHFGMVIPSTPTVADKKDANVQLEISFVHPMEMQGMDMAAPAAATVTHDGKTEDIKATLKPATVLGHKAWQTTYGIKKPGVYQFAVEPAPYFEPAEDKFIIHYTKTVVAAFGEEEGWDAPLGLKTEIVPLTRPFANYTGNVFRGRVLLDGKPVAGADVEVECYNKGKAHTAPNDFYVTQVVKTDENGVFSYGIPWAGWWGFAALNTSAEKMEYKGEAKEVELGAVMWVNFAAPKTK; this comes from the coding sequence ATGTGGAAAATTTGCTGCGCCAGCCTTGCTCTGCTGCTCATGTGGGGAACCCAGGCCCAGGCCCATTTCGGCATGGTCATTCCCTCCACCCCCACGGTTGCCGACAAAAAGGACGCCAATGTGCAGTTGGAGATTTCCTTTGTGCACCCAATGGAAATGCAGGGCATGGATATGGCCGCGCCTGCGGCGGCTACCGTCACCCATGACGGAAAAACCGAAGACATCAAGGCAACGCTCAAGCCCGCCACCGTGCTGGGTCACAAGGCATGGCAAACCACCTATGGCATCAAAAAGCCCGGCGTGTACCAGTTTGCCGTTGAGCCCGCCCCCTATTTTGAACCTGCGGAAGACAAGTTCATCATCCATTACACCAAGACCGTGGTGGCCGCCTTTGGCGAAGAGGAAGGCTGGGATGCCCCCCTTGGCCTGAAAACGGAAATCGTGCCCCTTACCCGCCCCTTTGCCAACTACACAGGCAATGTATTCCGTGGCCGCGTTCTGCTTGACGGCAAGCCCGTTGCCGGAGCGGACGTGGAAGTGGAGTGCTACAACAAGGGCAAGGCCCACACCGCCCCCAACGATTTTTATGTCACCCAGGTAGTAAAGACCGATGAAAACGGCGTCTTCAGCTATGGCATTCCCTGGGCGGGATGGTGGGGTTTTGCGGCCCTGAACACCTCCGCCGAAAAAATGGAATACAAGGGTGAAGCCAAGGAAGTGGAACTGGGCGCTGTGATGTGGGTGAATTTTGCCGCACCCAAAACCAAGTAA
- a CDS encoding glutamine amidotransferase, protein MKRCVAIQHVAFENLGVFVQPLEEAGFAISYVQAGVVPLEPELWKDADLAVVLGGPIGVYQEDLYPFLADEKVLIASRLASGRPLLGICLGAQLMASALDADVYPGTAKEIGWGQVELTPAGLSGPLAELAGAPVLHWHGDTFDLPRGSDLLASTAITPHQAFRPGPGQLGLQFHAEMDAALMETWLVGHCCELGVNGFDPRAIREDAQRLGAQARAAGLAFMRRWLMEEVG, encoded by the coding sequence ATGAAGCGTTGCGTTGCTATTCAGCATGTGGCTTTTGAAAATCTGGGTGTGTTTGTGCAGCCGCTCGAAGAAGCTGGTTTTGCGATCAGCTATGTGCAGGCCGGAGTTGTGCCCCTGGAGCCGGAACTGTGGAAAGATGCCGACCTTGCCGTGGTGCTGGGCGGCCCCATTGGCGTGTATCAGGAAGATTTGTATCCCTTTCTTGCCGATGAAAAGGTGCTTATCGCGAGCCGCCTTGCCTCTGGCCGCCCGCTGCTGGGCATCTGCCTTGGCGCGCAGCTTATGGCCAGCGCTCTTGATGCCGATGTGTACCCCGGAACTGCCAAAGAGATTGGCTGGGGTCAGGTTGAGCTCACCCCTGCGGGATTGAGCGGCCCCCTGGCCGAGCTTGCCGGCGCGCCTGTGCTGCACTGGCATGGCGATACGTTTGATCTGCCCCGCGGTAGCGACCTGCTTGCCTCAACGGCCATCACGCCTCATCAGGCCTTCCGGCCCGGGCCGGGGCAGCTTGGCTTGCAGTTTCATGCAGAAATGGACGCGGCCCTGATGGAAACATGGCTTGTGGGGCATTGCTGCGAACTTGGCGTTAACGGCTTCGATCCCCGCGCCATACGCGAAGACGCCCAGAGGCTCGGCGCTCAGGCGCGGGCCGCAGGGCTGGCCTTCATGCGCCGCTGGTTGATGGAAGAGGTTGGCTAA
- a CDS encoding glycosyltransferase — translation MANPVVNITIPVFNRYHLTQKTLLALRKTAPGISFAVTVVDNGSEQALRDRLVELHKDGIIDNLFLLPRNMGISCACNIGWRAVDAPYYMKLDNDMAVITPHWLENLFRLWAHGDPVSTLGPTFKAHDMVKNPGTITSEDGILGICNSNLMGSAIIIPKSVSDMLGCWSEDYGLYGADDGDYGARMNCAGLSQYYYDANDFFVNGGKYDNSEYEDTDLNKVKEHARLFKDESGGMGLFVLNYYLYNMCVRNWKVPLRYRIKDMDGYNVVLEEDPAYAPIQQALSRSKDLLDNLVAAGRNNDIYSDAVVNRLKRIWKGCGQECTPL, via the coding sequence ATGGCCAATCCTGTTGTAAACATCACCATTCCTGTTTTTAACAGGTATCATCTTACCCAGAAGACGCTGCTGGCCCTGCGCAAAACTGCGCCCGGCATTTCATTCGCGGTTACTGTGGTGGACAACGGCAGCGAGCAAGCCCTGCGTGATCGGCTGGTGGAACTGCACAAAGACGGGATTATCGATAATCTCTTTCTGCTGCCGCGCAATATGGGCATATCGTGTGCTTGCAACATCGGCTGGCGCGCTGTGGACGCCCCTTATTACATGAAGCTCGACAACGATATGGCGGTCATAACACCCCACTGGCTTGAGAATCTTTTCAGGCTGTGGGCGCACGGCGACCCTGTTTCTACACTGGGGCCAACATTCAAAGCGCATGACATGGTGAAAAATCCAGGCACGATCACCAGCGAAGACGGCATACTTGGCATTTGCAATTCCAATTTAATGGGGAGCGCCATTATCATCCCCAAAAGTGTTTCAGACATGCTGGGCTGCTGGAGCGAAGATTACGGCCTGTACGGCGCAGATGACGGGGATTACGGCGCGCGTATGAACTGCGCCGGATTGTCGCAATACTATTATGACGCCAATGATTTTTTTGTAAACGGCGGCAAGTACGACAATTCGGAATACGAAGATACGGATCTGAATAAGGTCAAGGAACATGCCCGGCTTTTCAAGGATGAGTCCGGCGGTATGGGACTGTTTGTATTGAATTATTATCTGTATAACATGTGCGTTCGCAACTGGAAGGTGCCGCTGCGCTATCGCATCAAGGATATGGATGGCTACAATGTAGTGCTGGAGGAAGATCCCGCCTATGCGCCCATTCAACAGGCCCTGAGCCGTAGCAAGGATCTGCTGGACAATCTTGTTGCGGCAGGCCGCAATAACGACATTTATTCAGATGCCGTGGTGAATCGTCTTAAAAGAATCTGGAAAGGCTGCGGGCAGGAATGCACCCCTTTGTGA